The DNA window TGTTCGTTGACGATTGATTGTATGTGTTTTTCTTTTTTTTCGTTTGTTAGTTTTTGGAAATCTTTTTGGTAAAAATCGTTTAAGCCTGTTTTTTCACACCAATCGTTAACCTCTTTGTTTAGGATGTTTTTTGTATGTGTGTATGTGTTGGTGAGTAGTGTTGGGTCGAATAGGAATATACTGGATTGTAGTTGTTTGAAGGTATAGATATCTACTGTTTCCCCTAGCTCTTCTCTTGTTTGCACCTCGTTTTCGGTCCAAGCGGATGGTTTGTGTTTATGTAGGTTGTGTAATGCTTCTTCAATTGTCAAGTTTGGCCACCTTTAGGTTATAGTCCCAGTTTTTTTCTAAACCATGTTAGTAGTGTTAGGCCTAGTAGTACTAGGATGTATCCGATGGTTGTTAGGTATAGTTGTATGTTTTCTTGGTTGGTTAAGAGTATGTTTATAAAAAGCCCTATCGATACGAAGGCGAATCCAATGCCTATCAGCGTTAGACCTCTTCTGTAGTATTTTACTTCTGAGACCTGAACTCCGTATAGTGAGAACAGTACTATCATTAGTGAAAGGAAGAATAGGAATAGCTCTATGTATGTTTCGTACATTTTCTCTAATACCATTAATGTAATTTAACTTAAAATATTCCTTTTGTGGAGTAATTTAAATTATATTATTGTTGGAGTTTACTTAAATTAAGGTTGTTAAACTCTGTTTTTTTTGGTTTTGGTGTTTTTTTTTCGATTGTTTTTTTGGGTTTGTTAGGGGTTTGTTTTTTTACCTAAAATTTAATGAGCTGTAGATGTTCTTAGTATTTGGTGTGTTATTTTTGAAAACTGGTGTGTTGTTTTGTACTTGTAATGGTAGGGTTGATGTTAGGTATAAGGATGTTAAGAAGGTTGAGGGAGCTGAGGTTGTTGAGTTGGTTGATGTTGGGTGTGGTGAGTCTGGGTTGGAGGTTTTGAAGAGGGATATTGAGAGAAACGATTTGGATTCTGTTGTTGTTGGTTGTAGTTATGGTGGGGGTGGGTTTGTTGATGCTTGTTCTGAGGTTGGGGTTAAGCCTGAGAATGTTGGTTTTGTTAATTTAAGGGATCTTTGTTTGTCTGTTGGTGGTAAAGAGGGTGTTGAGGCTGCGAAAAGGGCTGTTGCAGGTGAGATTGAGAAGTTAAGTTCTTTGGAACATCCTAGGGATATGGCTGTTAATATTGGGGAGAGTGTGTTTGTTGTTGGTGGTGGAGATGTTGTGGATAGAGTGGTTGATTACTTATCTCGTGATTTGGATGTAGTTCAGTTGGTTCCGGAGGATATCGATGTTGGTTATGAGCGGTTGGTTGGTGGGCAATCGGTTTATCAAGGCGATGTTTTTAAGGTTGAGGGTCGTGTTGGGGGTCTTGAGGTTGGTGTGTCTAAGGAGAGTGCTGTTGATTTAGATATGTGTATAGGTTGTGATAGGTGTCGTTTGGAATGTGATTTAGATGCTTTTACATCGGGCTATAGGGTTTTAGATGTTTGTGATGAATGTATGGATTGTGTTGATGTATGTCCGGTTGATGCTATTGAGATTGGTAGGAATGAGAAAAGGTTGTTTGAAACGGATCAGGTTTTGTTTTCGGAAGATTCATTAGGTTTAGGTGTTGATGAACTCCCATCCGGGGTCTATGTGTTGGGTGAAGATGGTTTAGAGGGTGTTTCAAGTGTTTTAGAGAGGGCTGGGGGTTTCCGAAAGGATGTTTGGCTTGATGTGAAGCATGAGTTGTGTAACAGTGTTGGTCCAGGTGGTAGTGAAGGCTGTTCCTATTGCATGGATTTATGTCCGGCTGATGCTGTTTGGATTGATGGTGAGGGGGTTCATTTTGATAGGGTTGAGTGCACCGGCTGTGGGTTGTGTTCTTCTATCTGTCCGCTTTCTGTTCCGAACCACAAGATGTCTAATAAATCGTATTTCAATGTGGTTGACAGTGTTTTGTATGAGAAGGGTGGTTTGTTGAGAAAGGATCCATTGGATAAACATGTTGTTTTGTTTGGATCTAGAGAGGGGTTGAGAGAGTATGGTAAGGCTGTTCGTAGTGGTGTGGAAGTTTCGCCTTACATACCTATTGAGGTGAGGCCTGGTAGTTTATCTGCTGCTTTGGTTGTATATACGGCGTGTAAGGCTGATGGTGTTGTTGTTTTGGGTCAGGTTTCTCCAGCGGTTGATATGGCTCAAGCGATAGTTGATGAACTTGGTGTTGGTAGGGTTGGTGTGATGGCTGGTGGGGTTGATGTTTCTTGGCTGGATATGTTTTATCGATCTGTTGTAACTGGTAACCGGATTGGTGTGAGCCGTCCGGATAGCTATGAGAATAGGGAGGCTCTTGTTGGTTTGTTAGAGGAGTTGGATGTTGAGGGGGTTGTAGAGGGTAGGTATTCTTTCGGTTTTGTTGATGTTTCAGGTGACTGTACGCTCTGTAATGCTTGTGCGAATGCATGTCAAACCGGTGCGTTGATCCGTAAGGATAATGAACTGGTTTTTCGACATGAGAGGTGTACTGGCTGTGGGTTGTGTATTGAGGTGTGTCCTGAAGACGCCGTTGATATCGATTACCTAATAGATTTCGACAGTCTTGGTGTTGATGTTGGTTTGGTTGAATCTGAGATGATGTGTTGTAAGGAGTGTGGGAAGGAATTTATAAGTATGGAGGCATACAGGAAGGTTGTGGATTCTCTTGAGAGTGCTGGTGGCTCCAAATCTGAGGATAGGGTTGGTTTGATTGAGTATTGTGAGGATTGTAGGCCTATGGTTGCTCTCCGTGATCTTGGAAGTCCAGGTGATGATTTATGAATATTGAAGAGCTGTTTGAACTTAGGAAGTATTATTATAGTTTTTTGCAAAGGATGTTTTTAGAGGAACCTCCTCGAGTGATGGCTGAGGATTTGGCTTCTGGAGATTTTTTGATTCCAGATGAAGAGGAAAATCCTTGGTTGGATAGTGATATGGTTAGGGGTTTTGGTTTGATTGAGGATTATATGGAGAGCCATGATGACCCTGATTTGATTAAGAAGGATTTGGATCGGGAGTTTACAAGGATTTTTTTAGGGCCTGTGAAGAAGGAGGTTATTCCTTATGAATCTTTTTATGTTGATGGTGAGTTGAGGTCTGATTCTCTTCTTGAGGTTAAGAAGTTCCTTAGGAAGATTCAGTATGGGAAGACTGAGGATTTCAGTAAGACTGAGGATCATATCGCTTTTGAGTTTGATGTGATGCGGCATCTTTGTGATAGGGCTTTAGATGGAGATGAGGATGCTATTGTTTATCAGAGGGAGTTTTTAGAGGACCATATATTTGTTTGGGTTCCTGATATGTGTGGTGATTTGGTTGAGTCTGATGAGTCTAGTTTTTATGAGGCTGTGGGTCTCATAACAAATGGTTTTCTCAGTTTTGAGAGGGATAATTTTGTGGGGATAACTGGGGATTAAACCCTAGTTTTATTGTTTTTTTCCCCGACCAGTTGTTTTGTGTGTACTGGTTGGTTTAACTGTGTTATTACTGGTGCTTATTTTACACACACCCATAATATAATTATTAATCATGAAAAACTATTTAAGTTTCATAGATTTACTTTTCAAAGGAATATGAAAACACGGGGGTTTTACATAAATGGATAAACCAGAAAACAAAAGTCTAATAGATAAAGCAAAACTTAAACGGCGGACCTTCTTAAAGGCAACCGCCCTCACAACAGCCGCCGGACTGGCGGGCTACTCAAAATCCCGCGACTACTTCGACGGCATGATAGGATCAGTCGACGCAGCTCCAGAAGGAGATGAAGAGCTAGTGAAGACAATATGTACAAACTGTTCACTAGGCTGCGGCCTAAAAGCAAGAGTCGTAGATGGAGAATTCGTCGGACAAGAAGCATGGAAAGAACATCCAGTAAACAGAGGAGGAATGTGCTCCAAAGGAAACGCAGAACACCAACTAGTAAAAACACCAAACAGAGTAGAAGCACCAATGCTCAAAGAAGGAGGCGACTGGCAAAGACTGGATTGGGACACCGCATTAGACGACATAGCTGACAAACTACTCGACATAAGAGAAGAATACGGTCCAGACTCAGTAATGTGGATGGGTTCAGCAAAAATCAGCAACGAAGAAGCATACATGTTCAGAAAACTAACCGCATTCTGGGGAACAAACAACGTAGACCATCAAGCAAGAATATGCCACTCAACAACAGTCTTCGGACTCGCCAACACATGGGGATACGGCGCCCAAACAAACAACGTAAACGACCTTTCAAACACAAAATGTGCATTCTTCATAGGGTCCAACGCAGCAGAAGCTCACCCAGCAACAATGAGACACGTAATAGAAGCAAGAGAAGAAAACGACGCAAAAATAGTAGTTGCAGACCCAAGATACACAAAAACAGCAGCACAAGCAGACCTATACGTACCATTCAGATCCGGAACCGACATACCACTAATAATGTACGTAATCAAAAAAGCCATAGACGAAGGTAAGTACGACGAAGAAATGATAGAAAACCGGACATATGGATTCCCAGTACTAAAAGAAGCCATAGAAAACTACGACAAAGAAACAGTCTCAAACATATGCGGAACACCAGAAGATAAACTCGAAGAACTAGCAGACATATTGATAGAAAACAGCGGCGAAGACGGTCCAATGGCAATTCAATACTCAATGGGGTCAACACAACACAGCAAAGGAGCACAAAACACCAGAATATACGCAATACTACAACTAGTACTAGGGAACATGGGTAAACCAGGTGGAGGACTAAACGCATTAAGAGGCCACGACAACGTACAAGGCGCAACAGACATGTGTATACTATCACACACACTACCAGCCTACTACGGATTAGATGAAGGCGCATGGAAACATTGGTGCAAAGTCTGGGACGTAGACTACGACTGGATATCAGACAGATTCGAAAACAAAGAACTAATGGAAACAGACGGCTTCACAGTATCAAGATGGTATGAAGGCGTTATAAAAGACGAAGACGAAATAGACCAACCAAACAACGTAAAAGCAGTCGTCGTATGGGGACACAGCCTCAACTCCATAACCGAGATGGAAAGAGAAAAACAAGCACTAGACGAAGCAGACCTCGTCGTAATCGTAAACCCATACCCATCAGCAGCATCCGCATTAACAGACCGAGAAGACGACCTATACCTACTACCAGCCTGCACACAACTAGAAGAAGAAGGAAGCGTAAGCAGTACATCAAGACAACAACAATGGAGATTCAAAGTAACAGACCCAATAGAAGACAGCAAACCAGACTACGAAATAATGCTAGAACTAGCCGACAGATTCGGATTTAAAGATGAGTTCGCTAAAAACAGAGACGGCGATTGGGAAGATATGCCCGAAGACGTCACAAGAGAAATCAACATGGGCTGCAAAACAATCCAATACACCGGAGGAACCCCAGAAACCCTCAAAGGCCACGCAGAATACAGCCACCACTTCGATCCAGACACACTACAAGCAGAAGGAGGAGAATACGACGGAGACTTCTTCGGAAAACCATGGCCATGTTGGAACGAAGACCACCCAGGAACACCGATACTCTACAGAAACGACATACCTGTATCAGAAGGAGGACACGACTTCCGAGTTCGATTCACAACCGAATCACCAACTAGAGAAGAACTACTCGACGGCCTAAACGACATGATGCAAGAGATAGTGGAGCCAGTAGTAGACGAAATAGCAGAAGTTAGCATGCTATCAGGAGAAAACGGACACGACCAACTAGCAGATGAATACGGAATAGAAGGAAGCTGGTCAAACGATTTAGAAACAGATTACAAAGAGGCATTAGATGCTAACAAAGTGCCAAGCGGACGTGGAAAAGCAAGAATCTACATTTGGGAATGGGCAAACCAAGGTGGAGATGGATTACCTGTACACCGTGAACCAATCAACAGTCCAAGACCAGACCTAATAGAAGAATACCCAACATACGCAGACCGAGAAAACCACTACCGACTTACAACAGAATTTGAAACAAAACAACAAGAAAGAAAAGACGATGCAGAAGAATACCCACTCGTACTAACAAGCGGTCGTCAAGTCGAACACATGGGTGGTGGAGCCGGAACAAGACAATCTTGGTGGCTTGTAGAACTACAACCTGAAATGTATGTAGAAATCAACCCAAGAAATGCAAACGACCTCAACATAAGAGATGAAGACATAGTATGGGTTGAAACAAGAGAAGGTAAGATACTTGTCAAAGCCAAAGTTACACGGAGACCGATGGAAGACCACGTATTCCTACCATACCACTGGTTCGGAATCTTCGGAGGAGAAGACCGAACAGACTACTACCCCGAAGACAAGATTCCATATGGAATTGGAGAACCAGCAAACAAAGTATGCAACTATGGATATGCATGGACCAGCCAGATGCAAGAAACGAAAGCAGGAATCTGTAAAATAGAGAAAGCCAGTAGCGAAGACGCAAGCAGATACCACGAAATCTACGAAAAAAGAAGCTAAACACAAAAAAAAGGAGGTAAAAGAAAATGGTAGAAAATACATATGGATTCCTCGTTGACGTATCACGCTGCATAGAGTGTGGAGGTTGCGAGGTCGCCTGTAAAAGAGAACAAGGAGTAGAGAGAGGCGTAAACTGGCGGAAAGTAGTTACAGTAGACGAAGGAGTTGAAGGCAAAGAAGAACACTGGCCCATGTCATGCCTACACTGCTCAGACGCACCCTGCGCCACAATATGCCCAGTTGACGCAATTGACCAAAGAGACGATGGAATCGTCACAGTAGACGAAGACGAATGCATCGGATGTGGATACTGCATATACGCATGTCCATTCGGCGCACCACAGTTCGGAAGAGACGGCGTAACAGGAAGTAAAGGAGTAATGAACAAATGCACATTCTGTGTAGACAGAATAGATGAAGGAAAAGAACCAGCATGCGCTGCAAACTGTGTAACCGGGGCAATACTAGCAGGCGACATGACCGAGATCACCGATGAATACAAAGAAAGAGTCGCAAAAACCGGAAAACCAATAGTGAGTCCCTGACCACAATGGTCACACTCCACACACCACTTTATTTGGGTGAACAACAGTGAGTAGTATGAACGAGATCAAGAAAAGGAAGAAACTATCGCTAGCCTCGGCAATAGCAGCGATAGCAATAATAATAGGAACACTCTGGTACGCCAGCGACTCCATAATCCCATTAACCGAGATAGATAGAATGCCAACACCAGACTACGGAGAAACAATGAACCTAGTCTACCTAATCCAAGACATCATGTACATAATCGTAGCACTCGGAATAATAGGGATACTATTCCTAGCATTGCTAAGCGTAATGAAATGGCGGAGGGAACACTAAATGACAGAATACCTAAAAAGATTCTCACCAAAACAAGTATACGTACACTTCCTATACGCAGTGTCAGTACTAGTCCTCTACGTAACAGGCCTACCCATATTCTTCCCAGACCAACTGGGCTGGATACTAACAATAATGGGTGGAGCCGAAGTGACAATGGTCATCCACCGAATTGCAGCAGTCGTAATGGCGTTCTCAGTAATATACTTCCTGATATACGCTGCAATCGCAACCATAATATACGACAAAGGCATCCTAAAAAGAGTATTACCAACACCCACCGACATAAAAGACCTAATGCTAGACGTAAAATACGCCTTCGGTCTTTCAGGTAAAAAACCAAGACTACCAAAATACGGATACCTAGAGAAAACCGAAGTATGGATAATAGGGGTGGAAGCAGTAATATTCATCGTAACCGGTCTAGTACTCTGGTTCCCAACACTATTCCTCGAATTCATGTCATTACAAACAGTACTCGCATTCCGATACATACACGGAGCATTCGCCGTACTAAGCCTCGCTGGATTCCTATTCCACTTCATGAACGTACACATGCATCCAGAGAAATACCCAATCGAAATGTCAATATTCTCCGGCGACATGGAGAAACAAGAAGCACAAGAAGAACATCCAAAATGGGTAGAAGGAGGCCAATAACATGAAAGACAACGACATGATCCGAAAAATAGGAGTACCACTAATCCTTCTATCGATAATCACACTACTACTAGGAGGAACACGGATATACGAAGGGATATTAGTAACAATAGGCATCAACCTAGCAATACTAATAGCGATAATAGGCGTAATAGCCATGTTCTACGGGATAATAAAAGCCTCAAAAAAACCGGAATAAAAACCTAAAACCAGACATCCCTTCAGGAAAATCTTTGGGGGATAAAACCTACACATAGTTTCCCCACTATCAAAAAATGTAGTAAACTCCCCCAAAACCACCTATTTTTTTTATATTTTTTTTACATCAAATCAATTAAAAAACACAAAAAACAAACACCAATAGATACAATAGTTTTAAACAAGATCACATCCTTTGTATTTCTTCCCTTATTTAGATTAGTAGGAATTTTTACATTAAAGATTAAAAACAATATTACGATGGATAAACTAGATAAACAGTTGCTTGAAAGGTTACAGTCTGATTTCCCTGTGATCGAAAAACCGTTTCACAAAATCGCTAGTGATTTAGATATAGAGCCACAGGAAGTTGTTAGTAGAGTAAAACACCTCAAAAACCAGGGATATATCCGCCGGATAGCTCCAATAATCGATTCACGAGAAATAGGTTTAACAGGTACTTTAGTAGCTATGAAGGTTCCTGAAAACCGGATTGAAGAGGTAGCGGAAACAGTAAACCAATACATTGAGGTATCGCACAACTACCAACGAAACCATGAATACAACCTATGGTATACACTATCAACAACCAGTAGACAGAAAATAGATCAAATAATCGATGAGATCTCAAGAGAAACTGGTATAGACGAAATAATTGAACTACCATCACTACAGATGTACAAAATAGGTGTTTCATTCTCATTTACAGATAAATAAAAAAAGATATCATGACCGAACTAAACCTAAATAAAAAGGAAAAAAAAGTTTTAACAGCTCTACAAGACGGAATCCCGATAACTGAAAACCCATATCAACAGATCGCTGAATCAATAGGGATGGAAACAAACGAACTTCTAAATATCGTTAAAGACCTAACTAAACAAGGTAAGGTAAGAAGATTTGGAGCTTCTATAAACCACTACAAAGCCGGAAAAAAATACAACGCGATGATTGTATGGGACGTACCAAACTACGATGTGGATAGAATCGGCCGTAAAATGACCGAGTACGAAGAAGTGTCACATTGCTACGAAAGACCACGTAGAAAAGACTGGAACTACAACCTATTCACAATGGTCCATGGTGAAAGCGAAGGGGAAACACAGGAAATAGCGAAAAAGATAAGCAAAGACCTCAACCTACATGAATACGAACTGATATATAGCACTAGAGAGTTCAAAAAAACAGGTGTAAAACTACCCAAACAAAAAACAAAACAAAAATGAAGCCATTAATTGTATCACTTGAAAACAAAAAAATAGTTATTTTTGGCGGCGGCTCGGTAGGACTACGTAAGGCCAAGTACTTCAAGGAAACAAAACTAACCGTAGTCAGCGACAGATTCCACCCAGAATTTAAAAAACTCGATGTAACACAAAAACAAACTAAGATAACTCCAAAAAACATAAATAGATTTATAGAAAACGCATTCCTCGTAATTCCAGCATTAGACAACAAAGAACTGAACAATAAAATCACAAAACAAGCGATGTCGAAAAACATACTAGTCAATCAGGTTGATGGTGAAGAAGGAGACGTAATAATCCCATCAACCATCCAAGACGAATACCTGATATCTATATCAAGTTTAGGAAGAAGTCCAGCCTTCTGTAAATACATGCGAAAAAAACTCGAAAAGGAGTTAGGACCTGAATATGGATTGATGGTGAAACTTCAAGATGAAATCCGAGAAACACTTAAAAAAGAAATAAAAAACCAAAAAGAGAGACAGGAAATATTATGGAGAGTAATCGAATCAGAAGAAATCTGGAGTTTATTACGAAAGAACTTTTACCAAAAAGCTGTTAAGAAAAGTAGAGAAATCATAGGAGAGAGAAATGGTTAATGTACTAGGACTCTTGGTAACCCATAAATGGGCTGAAATCGGACAGCTTGAATGCATAAGAATAGGCGATACAGATGAAGTAGTTAATGAATTACTCTCCTATGAAGGTGTAAACGAATGCGCTGTCCTGAAAACATGCCATAGAGTCGAGATATACATAGTTCCAGATACACTTCAAAAAGGCCGAGAAATACTATTAGACTATATCGGAAACCAAACAGAGATAGATATAGATCGTTATGTACGTTTCTATGCCGGAAAAAAACTATTACACCACATGCTAAGACTCGCCTCCGGATTAGAATCGATGGTGATAGGTGAAGACCAAATACTCGGTCAGTTAAGCGAAACATACCAACAATCAAGAGAACATGGAGCAGTTCAAGAAACCCTATCCCTCGCATTCGAAAAATCGATCAACGTCGGTAAACTCGTGCGAAATGAAACAAAAATAAACGAAGGATGCGTCTCAGTCGGCTCCGCTGCAGTAGACCTAGCTGAAGAGATACTCAACGACCTAACAGGAAAAAAAGTATTGATAATAGGAGCAGGAGAGATGGCAACACTCGTCGCCCAATCACTAAACGAACACAACCTCGGTGGCGTAACAGTTGCAAACAGAACATACGAAAGAGCAAAAAACCTTTCACGAAAAATCGATGGCCAGCCAATCAAATACAACCAATACACCAACCACCTCCCCCATGTCGACATAATAATAACCGCAACCGGAGCACCCCACCCAATAATAAAAAGAGATGACATCGAAAACGTAAATGGGAACAAACTGATAATAATAGATATATCAAACCCACGTGATGTCGACCATAAAGTCAGCGAGATAGAAAACGTAAATCTATTCGACATAGATGACCTAACGATAGTTACAGAAAAAAACCGGAAAAAACGATACAAAGAAGCCGAGAAAGCTGAACAGATATGCAAAAGAGAACTCGAACTCTTAATAAGGAAATATGAAGAAAAAAAAATCGACGACCTAATAGCCACCCTACACGAAAGAGCAGACAAAATACGTAGAGAAGAGATGCAGAAAGCATTACATAAACTATCTCTAGAAAACGGACAGCAAGAAATAATCGACGACCTAACACGATCTATAAAAAACAAAATACTCTCCGACCCAACAATAGCCCTAAAACAAGCGGCTGTGGAAAGAGATCAAAAACTAATAGAAACTGCATCACAAATATTCCAAATCAAAGATGAGGAAAAAAATGAAGGTATTCGCGATAACAAGACCAAAACCATCGATAGAGAAATCTAAAAAAATACTAAAAGAAAATGGATACAAACCCAAAGCAACACCCACAATCCAGTTATATCCCGAACACAACCAAGAATACAAAAAACTAATCCAAAACATACTAGAAGGCGAAACAGATATACTGATTTTAACAAGCCAAAACGGCGTCAAATACTTTTTCAACGGAATAGAAAACCAAAAAAAATTCAAACAAAAACTAAAAGAAATAACAGTCTACGCGATAGGCCCAAAAACACAGAAAGCACTAAAAAAACACAATGTAGATTCCCTAATACCAGAAATATACTCTTCAACAGGACTTGTAAAACAGATCGGAAACCAAGTAGATGGAAAACACATAGAGATCGCTAGAAGCAACCATGGAAGCCCAAAACTCTCAGAAGGCCTAAAGAAATATGGCGCAACAGTACATGATGTACCGATATACAAAGTAGGAATGCCCAGAAACAAAAAACCAATAAAAAAACTAATAAACGAAATAAACCAAAAACAAATCGATATAATCGGTTTCACAAGCCAAATGACAGTTAAAAACTACATGAAAGTCGCCAAAGAACTAGAAACCCAAAACAAAACAGTTAGACAAATGAACAACATGTATGTAGCAGCGATTGGACATCCAACCAAAGACATACTAAATGAATATGGGGTTAAAGAAGTAATAGTTCCTAAAGACTATTTATTTACTGAAATGGTCAAGGAAGTTAACAAAACCATTGAGGCAAGAAAATGATAGTATTCTCAAAACTACTCAGTGATAATGGAACCGTATACGAAGCAATGAGAGCCCGATACAAAAGATCTAAAGACATAGAAGACAGTTTAATCAGATTTTCAA is part of the Methanonatronarchaeum thermophilum genome and encodes:
- a CDS encoding TorD/DmsD family molecular chaperone; translation: MNIEELFELRKYYYSFLQRMFLEEPPRVMAEDLASGDFLIPDEEENPWLDSDMVRGFGLIEDYMESHDDPDLIKKDLDREFTRIFLGPVKKEVIPYESFYVDGELRSDSLLEVKKFLRKIQYGKTEDFSKTEDHIAFEFDVMRHLCDRALDGDEDAIVYQREFLEDHIFVWVPDMCGDLVESDESSFYEAVGLITNGFLSFERDNFVGITGD
- a CDS encoding molybdopterin-dependent oxidoreductase; the encoded protein is MDKPENKSLIDKAKLKRRTFLKATALTTAAGLAGYSKSRDYFDGMIGSVDAAPEGDEELVKTICTNCSLGCGLKARVVDGEFVGQEAWKEHPVNRGGMCSKGNAEHQLVKTPNRVEAPMLKEGGDWQRLDWDTALDDIADKLLDIREEYGPDSVMWMGSAKISNEEAYMFRKLTAFWGTNNVDHQARICHSTTVFGLANTWGYGAQTNNVNDLSNTKCAFFIGSNAAEAHPATMRHVIEAREENDAKIVVADPRYTKTAAQADLYVPFRSGTDIPLIMYVIKKAIDEGKYDEEMIENRTYGFPVLKEAIENYDKETVSNICGTPEDKLEELADILIENSGEDGPMAIQYSMGSTQHSKGAQNTRIYAILQLVLGNMGKPGGGLNALRGHDNVQGATDMCILSHTLPAYYGLDEGAWKHWCKVWDVDYDWISDRFENKELMETDGFTVSRWYEGVIKDEDEIDQPNNVKAVVVWGHSLNSITEMEREKQALDEADLVVIVNPYPSAASALTDREDDLYLLPACTQLEEEGSVSSTSRQQQWRFKVTDPIEDSKPDYEIMLELADRFGFKDEFAKNRDGDWEDMPEDVTREINMGCKTIQYTGGTPETLKGHAEYSHHFDPDTLQAEGGEYDGDFFGKPWPCWNEDHPGTPILYRNDIPVSEGGHDFRVRFTTESPTREELLDGLNDMMQEIVEPVVDEIAEVSMLSGENGHDQLADEYGIEGSWSNDLETDYKEALDANKVPSGRGKARIYIWEWANQGGDGLPVHREPINSPRPDLIEEYPTYADRENHYRLTTEFETKQQERKDDAEEYPLVLTSGRQVEHMGGGAGTRQSWWLVELQPEMYVEINPRNANDLNIRDEDIVWVETREGKILVKAKVTRRPMEDHVFLPYHWFGIFGGEDRTDYYPEDKIPYGIGEPANKVCNYGYAWTSQMQETKAGICKIEKASSEDASRYHEIYEKRS
- the hemA gene encoding glutamyl-tRNA reductase codes for the protein MVNVLGLLVTHKWAEIGQLECIRIGDTDEVVNELLSYEGVNECAVLKTCHRVEIYIVPDTLQKGREILLDYIGNQTEIDIDRYVRFYAGKKLLHHMLRLASGLESMVIGEDQILGQLSETYQQSREHGAVQETLSLAFEKSINVGKLVRNETKINEGCVSVGSAAVDLAEEILNDLTGKKVLIIGAGEMATLVAQSLNEHNLGGVTVANRTYERAKNLSRKIDGQPIKYNQYTNHLPHVDIIITATGAPHPIIKRDDIENVNGNKLIIIDISNPRDVDHKVSEIENVNLFDIDDLTIVTEKNRKKRYKEAEKAEQICKRELELLIRKYEEKKIDDLIATLHERADKIRREEMQKALHKLSLENGQQEIIDDLTRSIKNKILSDPTIALKQAAVERDQKLIETASQIFQIKDEEKNEGIRDNKTKTIDREI
- a CDS encoding precorrin-2 dehydrogenase/sirohydrochlorin ferrochelatase family protein, which translates into the protein MKPLIVSLENKKIVIFGGGSVGLRKAKYFKETKLTVVSDRFHPEFKKLDVTQKQTKITPKNINRFIENAFLVIPALDNKELNNKITKQAMSKNILVNQVDGEEGDVIIPSTIQDEYLISISSLGRSPAFCKYMRKKLEKELGPEYGLMVKLQDEIRETLKKEIKNQKERQEILWRVIESEEIWSLLRKNFYQKAVKKSREIIGERNG
- the ahbB gene encoding siroheme decarboxylase subunit beta, translating into MTELNLNKKEKKVLTALQDGIPITENPYQQIAESIGMETNELLNIVKDLTKQGKVRRFGASINHYKAGKKYNAMIVWDVPNYDVDRIGRKMTEYEEVSHCYERPRRKDWNYNLFTMVHGESEGETQEIAKKISKDLNLHEYELIYSTREFKKTGVKLPKQKTKQK
- the ahbA gene encoding siroheme decarboxylase subunit alpha is translated as MLERLQSDFPVIEKPFHKIASDLDIEPQEVVSRVKHLKNQGYIRRIAPIIDSREIGLTGTLVAMKVPENRIEEVAETVNQYIEVSHNYQRNHEYNLWYTLSTTSRQKIDQIIDEISRETGIDEIIELPSLQMYKIGVSFSFTDK
- a CDS encoding formate dehydrogenase subunit gamma; translation: MTEYLKRFSPKQVYVHFLYAVSVLVLYVTGLPIFFPDQLGWILTIMGGAEVTMVIHRIAAVVMAFSVIYFLIYAAIATIIYDKGILKRVLPTPTDIKDLMLDVKYAFGLSGKKPRLPKYGYLEKTEVWIIGVEAVIFIVTGLVLWFPTLFLEFMSLQTVLAFRYIHGAFAVLSLAGFLFHFMNVHMHPEKYPIEMSIFSGDMEKQEAQEEHPKWVEGGQ
- a CDS encoding 4Fe-4S dicluster domain-containing protein, whose amino-acid sequence is MVENTYGFLVDVSRCIECGGCEVACKREQGVERGVNWRKVVTVDEGVEGKEEHWPMSCLHCSDAPCATICPVDAIDQRDDGIVTVDEDECIGCGYCIYACPFGAPQFGRDGVTGSKGVMNKCTFCVDRIDEGKEPACAANCVTGAILAGDMTEITDEYKERVAKTGKPIVSP
- a CDS encoding 4Fe-4S binding protein — its product is MKTGVLFCTCNGRVDVRYKDVKKVEGAEVVELVDVGCGESGLEVLKRDIERNDLDSVVVGCSYGGGGFVDACSEVGVKPENVGFVNLRDLCLSVGGKEGVEAAKRAVAGEIEKLSSLEHPRDMAVNIGESVFVVGGGDVVDRVVDYLSRDLDVVQLVPEDIDVGYERLVGGQSVYQGDVFKVEGRVGGLEVGVSKESAVDLDMCIGCDRCRLECDLDAFTSGYRVLDVCDECMDCVDVCPVDAIEIGRNEKRLFETDQVLFSEDSLGLGVDELPSGVYVLGEDGLEGVSSVLERAGGFRKDVWLDVKHELCNSVGPGGSEGCSYCMDLCPADAVWIDGEGVHFDRVECTGCGLCSSICPLSVPNHKMSNKSYFNVVDSVLYEKGGLLRKDPLDKHVVLFGSREGLREYGKAVRSGVEVSPYIPIEVRPGSLSAALVVYTACKADGVVVLGQVSPAVDMAQAIVDELGVGRVGVMAGGVDVSWLDMFYRSVVTGNRIGVSRPDSYENREALVGLLEELDVEGVVEGRYSFGFVDVSGDCTLCNACANACQTGALIRKDNELVFRHERCTGCGLCIEVCPEDAVDIDYLIDFDSLGVDVGLVESEMMCCKECGKEFISMEAYRKVVDSLESAGGSKSEDRVGLIEYCEDCRPMVALRDLGSPGDDL